A single window of uncultured Pseudodesulfovibrio sp. DNA harbors:
- a CDS encoding RHS repeat-associated core domain-containing protein, translating into MLYDDHMKDRFCRFTYNPQTSKYERNWIQYADNTFEPVRRVGNLKKKFEAQRTDFNWWTVKKPAQWRPWHEGHDFSWNHTLGEETKPKNWGNKSKRERKAGATPYFLQLDLNDTHRIESRTERINGRRETWEFEYDDAGRLTSVIGDTGWCEDFEYDDKGRRKADYTVGREPFMRSYQYTDDDRLLAVDTLQFEHDALGFRSAKINGESVTRYKYSKDYRLIGALLPDGREITFDHDEHGRRQARYVNGTLDEAYQWKDFIRLDRFKDEVNDWQFHYDKEERIPYKATVNGTDYTLYYDQVGSLKAVVSPTGNVVKAIQYGPFGNILWDSNPTLRVPIGFAGGVHDPDTGFVRFGWRDYDPDTARWTAQDPIGDAGGDADWYGYCLDDPVNTTDSSGLFVGPFLLGLAAATGIATVGAGGAALSTDGLGALAGKNKDDHFKATKGTAKAMAGAAAINAGIGATAAGGAGIAKAAPAAVAAAPTIIRQGKEATKAVAEKGKDAIKAGIEWAKANPDKIGKTGRIGADIVNPNLPPETLEGQIIVATSKAGQELYREIQKGEKRTYEKKESGLSNSGWWGR; encoded by the coding sequence ATGCTTTATGATGATCACATGAAGGATCGATTTTGTCGTTTTACTTACAATCCGCAGACCAGCAAATACGAACGCAACTGGATTCAATACGCGGACAACACATTCGAACCCGTGCGCCGGGTCGGCAACTTGAAAAAGAAGTTTGAAGCCCAACGCACCGATTTTAACTGGTGGACTGTCAAAAAGCCCGCCCAATGGCGTCCGTGGCATGAGGGTCACGATTTCTCTTGGAACCACACACTCGGCGAAGAAACAAAACCGAAAAATTGGGGCAACAAATCCAAACGGGAACGCAAGGCCGGAGCCACCCCATATTTTCTGCAACTCGACCTGAACGACACCCACCGGATCGAATCCCGCACCGAACGCATCAATGGTCGCCGCGAAACATGGGAATTCGAATATGACGATGCGGGCCGTCTGACCTCGGTCATTGGCGACACGGGCTGGTGTGAAGACTTCGAATATGACGACAAAGGCCGCAGAAAGGCTGATTATACCGTTGGCCGCGAGCCGTTCATGCGCTCCTATCAATACACGGATGACGACCGGCTGCTGGCCGTTGATACTCTTCAATTCGAACATGACGCACTCGGCTTCCGATCTGCCAAGATCAATGGAGAGTCTGTCACCCGCTACAAGTACAGCAAAGATTACCGACTTATTGGCGCCCTTCTGCCGGATGGCCGGGAAATCACCTTTGACCATGATGAACACGGCAGGCGGCAAGCCCGGTACGTCAACGGCACGCTGGACGAAGCGTATCAATGGAAAGACTTCATCCGTCTGGACCGCTTCAAGGACGAGGTCAACGACTGGCAGTTCCATTACGATAAAGAGGAGCGCATCCCATACAAGGCCACGGTCAACGGCACGGATTACACCTTATATTACGACCAGGTAGGCTCACTCAAAGCGGTTGTCTCACCAACCGGGAATGTGGTAAAGGCCATTCAATACGGACCGTTCGGCAACATCCTGTGGGATTCGAATCCAACCTTGCGCGTCCCCATCGGCTTTGCTGGCGGCGTCCACGACCCGGATACCGGCTTCGTCCGATTCGGCTGGCGCGACTATGATCCCGACACGGCCCGCTGGACCGCTCAGGACCCCATCGGCGACGCTGGCGGAGATGCTGACTGGTACGGGTATTGTTTGGATGATCCGGTGAATACAACGGATTCGTCGGGATTATTTGTTGGACCGTTTCTATTAGGACTCGCAGCAGCAACTGGCATTGCGACTGTAGGAGCAGGCGGGGCCGCTCTTTCTACAGATGGCCTCGGAGCGTTGGCCGGAAAAAATAAAGACGATCACTTCAAGGCCACCAAAGGAACTGCAAAGGCCATGGCAGGAGCCGCTGCCATCAACGCAGGAATTGGCGCAACTGCCGCAGGCGGCGCGGGAATTGCCAAAGCCGCACCAGCAGCCGTTGCAGCCGCGCCGACGATTATCAGGCAAGGGAAAGAAGCGACGAAGGCTGTCGCAGAAAAAGGGAAAGACGCCATTAAGGCCGGGATAGAATGGGCAAAGGCAAATCCGGACAAAATTGGTAAAACCGGTCGCATTGGAGCGGATATTGTTAACCCTAATTTACCGCCTGAGACATTGGAAGGCCAAATAATTGTTGCAACAAGCAAAGCTGGACAAGAGCTCTATAGAGAGATTCAAAAAGGGGAAAAGCGGACATATGAAAAAAAAGAAAGTGGACTTTCTAATTCTGGGTGGTGGGGGCGCTAG
- a CDS encoding TlpA disulfide reductase family protein: MNIFRRIIVVLALSLALVACSNESGTEANTEQAEEAATPELMAKPSTGKYPYMGVAELDKYLADNTGKPTMLFFWATWCPSCKQEIPELEQLNTTHGDSVNIIALSVDERVEDLDRFFSKGDINLPVYWGDQAIAAKYKVEAIPTMVIFDKSGKQIFAQAGVFPHSMLVAMVKKLTEQ; encoded by the coding sequence ATGAATATATTTCGTCGGATTATAGTCGTTTTGGCTTTGTCATTGGCTTTAGTCGCCTGTTCAAATGAATCCGGGACCGAGGCCAATACCGAACAGGCCGAAGAGGCCGCCACGCCTGAACTGATGGCCAAGCCATCGACCGGGAAGTACCCGTATATGGGTGTGGCTGAGTTGGACAAGTATCTTGCTGACAATACGGGCAAGCCGACAATGCTGTTTTTTTGGGCCACATGGTGTCCTTCCTGCAAACAGGAAATTCCTGAATTGGAACAGTTGAATACGACCCATGGAGACTCGGTGAATATCATCGCCCTGTCCGTGGATGAACGGGTGGAAGATCTGGACAGATTCTTCAGCAAGGGCGATATCAATCTGCCCGTGTACTGGGGTGATCAGGCCATTGCCGCCAAGTATAAGGTAGAAGCCATCCCCACGATGGTCATTTTCGACAAGAGCGGAAAGCAGATTTTCGCTCAGGCCGGAGTTTTTCCACATTCCATGCTTGTTGCCATGGTGAAAAAGTTGACAGAGCAGTAG
- a CDS encoding N-acetyltransferase, translating to MIRKARIDDVKAIHGLLMHTDEHDALVLPRSFSQLYSHLRDFVVAVDDDDKVIGCCALSLIWENLAEIRSLVVLPAHRGKQLGRQLVETCLNESVTLGILKVYTLTEETSFFAHLGFVEEGMENLNQKIFIDCLNCPRFPDHCNEVAMTINL from the coding sequence ATGATTCGCAAAGCACGCATTGATGACGTTAAGGCTATTCACGGTTTGCTCATGCACACCGATGAACATGATGCATTGGTTCTTCCCCGTTCGTTCAGTCAGTTGTATTCGCACCTGCGCGACTTCGTGGTTGCCGTGGACGATGACGACAAGGTCATCGGTTGTTGCGCTCTGAGTTTGATCTGGGAAAATCTCGCAGAAATTCGTTCTCTGGTGGTGCTTCCGGCGCATCGTGGCAAACAATTGGGCCGCCAACTGGTGGAAACCTGCCTAAACGAGTCCGTGACATTGGGCATCCTGAAGGTATACACGCTGACCGAAGAAACGAGTTTCTTTGCCCACCTTGGCTTTGTCGAGGAAGGTATGGAGAACCTGAATCAGAAGATATTTATCGATTGCCTCAACTGTCCGAGATTCCCGGACCATTGCAACGAAGTTGCCATGACTATAAACCTTTAA
- the hpt gene encoding hypoxanthine phosphoribosyltransferase: protein MPHKLTPFIPAEKIADRVNALGREITDSYEGDGPLVCICVLKGAFLFFADIIRKIDREIEVDFVRLASYGTATSRSEDIVFSKDLEVSIEGKDVLVIEDIVDTGHSMDFLLHVLRRRNPKSLKICALIDKHERREMDVSVDFPGFKLSDGFIVGYGLDYAERYRELDGIYELSTASDS from the coding sequence ATGCCACACAAATTGACACCGTTCATTCCCGCAGAAAAAATTGCTGATCGCGTTAACGCCTTGGGCCGTGAAATTACGGATTCCTATGAAGGCGATGGACCGCTGGTCTGCATCTGCGTACTCAAGGGCGCATTTTTGTTTTTTGCCGATATTATCCGAAAGATTGACCGTGAAATCGAGGTCGATTTTGTCCGCTTGGCCAGTTATGGCACAGCTACATCCCGATCAGAGGATATCGTTTTTTCCAAAGACCTCGAAGTTTCCATCGAAGGGAAAGACGTGCTTGTTATCGAAGATATCGTGGATACCGGCCATTCCATGGATTTCCTTTTGCACGTTTTGCGACGCAGAAACCCAAAGAGTTTGAAAATTTGTGCACTTATTGATAAGCATGAGCGACGGGAAATGGACGTCTCCGTCGATTTCCCTGGTTTCAAGTTGAGCGACGGATTTATTGTCGGCTACGGTCTGGACTATGCCGAACGATACAGAGAGCTTGACGGAATTTATGAGTTGTCCACGGCTTCTGATAGTTAA
- a CDS encoding DUF3426 domain-containing protein — protein MIVTCPNCETRYNLPDDKVPAGGAKVKCSKCAQVFKAEHPPVTPEEEVEALLEEEGQGGDTQAGDEFDETFEDVAAGTPPEEEASVDSPADEPQEEPVVEDEEPPAPAADPADEVVEEDLPDTDDLFDDAEEEMPAPDEGATPSAPESDGLGDDLFADIGEDEDEDSNGLFEDDDDESDDLFADDDDVDDEDDDDEDDEESGSVFDDSLSIDEVPQKKDGKSIGCLIILLVLALGLGGAIYFKAWTYIGIDLGDMLKNVPFVGQLFMEETGGDQEAAPGESPAERVRKIELKNVKQYYVPNEKVGNLFVVEGKAINKFSSPKERIKVEVILYDETNNVLTSQAFLCGNVLSQFQLQVQTKKEIQDGLSSDVGILSNNTFIRPDASTPFMAVFFEPPEGVKEFMVKVVDVGDPE, from the coding sequence ATGATCGTCACCTGCCCGAATTGCGAGACCCGTTACAATCTGCCCGACGACAAAGTCCCTGCGGGTGGAGCCAAGGTCAAATGCTCCAAGTGCGCGCAAGTGTTCAAGGCTGAACATCCTCCGGTAACACCTGAAGAGGAAGTAGAGGCCCTTCTCGAAGAAGAAGGGCAGGGTGGGGACACCCAGGCCGGAGACGAGTTCGACGAAACATTTGAAGATGTGGCCGCTGGCACTCCTCCTGAAGAGGAGGCCTCTGTAGATTCACCCGCAGACGAGCCGCAGGAAGAACCCGTTGTCGAGGACGAAGAGCCTCCCGCGCCAGCTGCTGACCCCGCTGACGAAGTGGTGGAAGAGGATTTGCCGGATACTGACGACCTCTTTGACGATGCAGAAGAAGAGATGCCGGCCCCGGACGAAGGAGCGACACCGTCTGCCCCGGAATCTGATGGTTTGGGTGACGATCTCTTTGCTGATATAGGCGAAGATGAAGACGAGGACTCAAACGGGTTGTTCGAAGACGACGATGACGAATCGGATGATCTTTTCGCTGATGACGATGATGTTGATGACGAGGACGATGATGACGAGGACGACGAAGAGTCGGGCAGCGTCTTCGACGACTCTTTATCCATTGACGAAGTGCCTCAGAAAAAAGACGGCAAATCAATCGGTTGCCTGATTATCCTGTTGGTGCTCGCTCTCGGTTTGGGTGGAGCCATTTATTTCAAGGCATGGACATATATCGGTATTGATTTGGGCGACATGCTCAAGAATGTCCCGTTTGTTGGACAGCTGTTCATGGAGGAGACCGGTGGCGATCAGGAAGCTGCTCCCGGCGAATCCCCGGCAGAGCGAGTCCGCAAGATCGAACTGAAAAATGTCAAACAGTATTATGTACCCAATGAGAAAGTGGGGAATCTGTTTGTTGTTGAAGGGAAGGCCATCAATAAGTTCTCCTCTCCCAAAGAGCGGATAAAGGTCGAAGTCATCCTGTACGATGAGACCAACAATGTTTTGACTTCGCAGGCTTTTCTGTGCGGCAACGTGCTTTCACAGTTCCAACTTCAGGTTCAGACAAAAAAAGAAATTCAGGACGGGCTGTCCAGTGATGTTGGGATTCTGTCCAACAACACCTTTATCCGGCCTGATGCATCGACACCGTTTATGGCTGTGTTTTTTGAACCGCCCGAGGGCGTGAAGGAGTTCATGGTCAAGGTCGTGGATGTTGGCGATCCTGAATAA
- a CDS encoding AtpZ/AtpI family protein — protein MLFSKDDRLVRITQLGGTAGTMGLHIVSAIIVGLTIGYFLDDYFGTKPWLIMIFFLVGVVSGFKMVFEDFRKLQRREEAKKASSLKQDGEKGAGRD, from the coding sequence ATGCTCTTTTCAAAAGACGATCGGTTGGTACGTATCACACAATTGGGTGGTACTGCCGGAACAATGGGATTACACATTGTATCGGCCATCATCGTCGGGCTCACTATCGGGTACTTTCTGGATGATTATTTTGGAACCAAGCCCTGGTTGATAATGATCTTCTTCTTAGTAGGAGTCGTTTCCGGGTTTAAAATGGTTTTTGAAGATTTCAGAAAGCTCCAGAGGCGTGAAGAGGCAAAAAAAGCAAGTTCTTTGAAACAGGACGGAGAAAAAGGTGCTGGACGCGATTAA
- a CDS encoding ATP synthase subunit I codes for MLDAINQRLEQWLVKSGFPKPDVRIVVRNQIYVSLGTSLVIMLVTLLSRWSLAYSAGAIIALVNFWTLARVTQTLVYDEKRGPFLLFIIFMAKMTLSGLALWWLIGVERVPHWGLICGLGTVVVNITATGLHQLGKK; via the coding sequence GTGCTGGACGCGATTAACCAAAGGCTTGAGCAATGGCTCGTCAAGAGCGGATTTCCTAAGCCGGACGTACGTATCGTTGTCCGCAATCAGATTTATGTGTCGCTGGGGACCTCTCTAGTGATCATGCTGGTAACACTTCTTTCCCGATGGTCTTTAGCCTATTCGGCGGGGGCGATAATCGCCTTGGTCAACTTCTGGACGCTTGCCCGCGTGACTCAGACGTTGGTGTACGACGAAAAGCGAGGACCGTTTTTACTGTTTATAATATTCATGGCAAAGATGACTCTAAGCGGGCTGGCCCTTTGGTGGCTGATAGGAGTCGAACGTGTTCCCCATTGGGGGTTGATTTGTGGCCTCGGGACCGTGGTGGTCAACATCACTGCAACCGGACTGCATCAGCTGGGGAAAAAATAG
- the atpB gene encoding F0F1 ATP synthase subunit A, whose protein sequence is MGFAGGLAHPLLYMDMLKSIGHWGASVEHWLGVESINHVLYMWLVMAIILSLGLLVRSRLQLVPGGLQNLFETIFGGLEDFVVSNVGEQGRQFMPLLCTIFIFILGMNWIGLIPGCDAPTANINTPAAMAIIVFCFYQFVGMKKWGFGYIKHFMGPVPALAPLMLILEPVSHLARPLSLTLRLFGNIRGEEIVLILMFMLAPLVGSLPMYFLFILAKTIQAFIFFMLTMLYLQGATEHAH, encoded by the coding sequence ATGGGTTTTGCAGGTGGATTGGCACATCCTCTCTTATATATGGATATGCTCAAAAGCATCGGCCATTGGGGCGCCAGCGTAGAACATTGGCTCGGCGTTGAAAGCATCAACCATGTTTTGTACATGTGGTTGGTCATGGCTATCATTCTTTCTCTCGGTCTGCTTGTCCGCAGCCGTTTGCAGTTGGTTCCCGGCGGTCTCCAGAATCTCTTTGAGACCATCTTCGGCGGTTTGGAAGACTTCGTCGTCTCCAACGTCGGCGAACAGGGCCGTCAGTTCATGCCGCTGCTGTGTACCATTTTTATTTTCATTCTGGGCATGAACTGGATTGGTTTGATTCCAGGTTGTGATGCTCCGACCGCAAACATCAACACGCCTGCCGCTATGGCAATCATCGTGTTCTGTTTCTACCAATTCGTTGGTATGAAAAAATGGGGCTTTGGTTACATCAAGCATTTCATGGGTCCGGTTCCTGCACTGGCACCGCTCATGCTTATTCTCGAGCCGGTTTCTCACCTCGCTCGTCCTCTTAGCCTGACACTTCGTCTCTTCGGTAATATCCGTGGTGAGGAAATTGTCCTGATCCTGATGTTCATGCTGGCTCCGCTTGTCGGTTCTTTGCCCATGTACTTCCTGTTCATTCTGGCTAAGACCATTCAGGCATTCATCTTCTTCATGCTGACGATGCTTTACCTGCAAGGTGCGACTGAGCACGCTCACTAA
- a CDS encoding ATP synthase F0 subunit C, producing MKIAKILFTTMAMVLVASTAFAAGDPAVMSAKAYATAIGMGIAAGLCGIGQGMGVKGCCEGIARNPEAGGQLSTTLILGLAFIESLAIYALVVNLILLFVV from the coding sequence ATGAAAATCGCTAAAATTCTGTTCACCACCATGGCTATGGTTCTCGTTGCTTCCACTGCTTTCGCTGCTGGCGATCCTGCTGTCATGTCCGCTAAAGCATACGCCACTGCCATCGGCATGGGCATCGCTGCTGGTCTCTGCGGCATCGGTCAGGGCATGGGCGTCAAGGGTTGCTGCGAAGGTATCGCTCGTAACCCCGAAGCTGGCGGACAGCTGTCCACCACTCTGATTCTTGGCCTGGCATTCATCGAGTCCTTGGCTATTTACGCCTTGGTTGTTAACCTGATCCTGCTCTTCGTCGTCTAG
- a CDS encoding redox-sensing transcriptional repressor Rex, with product MKSEHIPKATIGRLAVYIQVLENLLRDGNEVISSEKLARACSVNSSQIRKDLAYFGEFGVRGVGYYVQELITSIKQSLGIDRLWKCALIGVGNMGSALLRHHDFERRGFKICAAFDCDPDKIGLEFEGMEIVCPTHLKEQAPELNLEIGIIATPPDRAQRAANHLVDANIRGIINFAPSRINVPKHIPVEYVDFFDHLYGIAFQITLGND from the coding sequence ATGAAAAGCGAACATATCCCAAAAGCGACTATCGGCAGGTTGGCCGTCTATATTCAGGTTCTTGAGAACCTGTTGCGCGATGGCAATGAAGTTATCTCTTCCGAGAAACTGGCGCGTGCCTGTTCAGTCAACTCATCTCAAATCAGAAAAGACCTTGCCTATTTTGGCGAGTTCGGCGTGCGTGGCGTTGGGTACTACGTTCAAGAGCTGATTACTTCGATCAAGCAGTCGCTTGGTATTGACCGTCTGTGGAAATGCGCACTCATCGGTGTCGGCAATATGGGCAGCGCCCTCCTTCGTCATCACGATTTCGAGCGGCGTGGATTCAAGATCTGCGCGGCCTTTGACTGCGACCCTGACAAGATCGGGTTGGAGTTTGAAGGAATGGAAATCGTGTGTCCTACACATCTTAAGGAACAGGCTCCAGAGCTGAACCTTGAAATCGGTATTATTGCCACGCCCCCGGATCGTGCTCAGCGTGCAGCTAACCACCTTGTGGATGCAAATATTCGGGGAATTATCAATTTTGCGCCTTCACGTATCAACGTTCCTAAACATATTCCTGTTGAGTATGTTGATTTCTTTGATCACCTCTACGGAATTGCTTTCCAGATTACTCTCGGTAACGATTAG
- a CDS encoding response regulator transcription factor, translated as MSSQKVLVVEDHRDTRELLKYNLSAAGFDVAAAEDGQLGLNLAQAFKPDIILLDLMMPGTDGLEVCRQLKGDPALARIPVIMLTAKGEEVDKIVGLELGADDYVVKPFSPRELVLRIKAILRRYGAPEPNAPKFWEREGLKIDFEAHQISIDEEETSLTATEFKLLTVLISGAGKVQTRDNLLDTVWDTHFEGYSRTVDTHVRRLRQKLGPYASWIETIRGVGYRFKA; from the coding sequence GTGTCATCCCAGAAAGTTTTGGTGGTCGAAGATCACAGAGATACTCGCGAACTGCTCAAATACAATCTATCAGCAGCGGGTTTTGATGTTGCAGCAGCAGAAGATGGGCAATTGGGTCTCAACCTCGCCCAAGCATTCAAACCTGATATTATCCTGCTCGACCTCATGATGCCGGGCACAGACGGTTTGGAAGTCTGCCGCCAGTTGAAAGGAGACCCTGCGCTGGCTCGTATTCCTGTCATCATGCTCACCGCTAAAGGGGAAGAGGTCGATAAGATCGTCGGACTTGAACTTGGAGCTGATGACTATGTCGTTAAACCGTTCTCTCCACGGGAACTTGTTTTACGCATAAAGGCCATACTTCGCCGATACGGCGCACCCGAACCTAACGCTCCGAAATTTTGGGAACGAGAAGGACTCAAAATTGATTTTGAGGCACACCAAATTTCCATCGACGAAGAAGAGACATCTCTCACCGCCACAGAATTCAAACTCCTGACCGTGCTGATATCGGGTGCAGGGAAAGTCCAGACACGTGACAATCTGCTCGACACGGTCTGGGATACGCACTTCGAAGGGTATTCCAGAACCGTCGATACACACGTCCGACGACTTCGCCAAAAGCTTGGGCCTTATGCTTCGTGGATAGAAACCATTCGAGGAGTTGGGTACCGCTTTAAAGCTTGA
- a CDS encoding DUF3089 domain-containing protein, whose translation MRRLATLTSVALTLLLLATHALAGTQLPPFSAENVPAAPDYTEHASWLSLPEDPNTHPVDIFWVYPTILHDDTHWLMPPDNTQLQKAAATSLTTQASVFSNQANLYAPLYRQMNMAALSLPQKDVENLISYGMEDVWQAFTYYLKNFNQGRPFILAGHSQGSDILVELLIKHWGQLGIENKLVAAYIIGWSITKGDLINNPALKMCEDSTQTGCFISYNSVAPGKQSVAPTIRSGAIVTNPLSWTIDGELVPADRNIGSVFFNDDGTTTTVPHFTSAQGKDSGLVVQPADMKLVSIDLKSFPKGVYHFYDYSLFYENIKQNVHDRIEAFTIH comes from the coding sequence ATGCGCCGACTTGCTACACTCACAAGCGTTGCTTTGACGCTTCTCTTGCTTGCCACACATGCTTTGGCCGGGACACAATTACCGCCCTTTTCCGCCGAGAACGTACCGGCTGCGCCTGACTATACCGAGCACGCAAGTTGGCTCTCACTCCCTGAAGATCCAAACACGCACCCCGTGGATATCTTCTGGGTTTATCCAACGATTCTCCATGACGATACCCATTGGCTTATGCCGCCGGACAACACACAGTTGCAAAAGGCCGCCGCAACGTCACTGACAACACAGGCGAGTGTCTTCTCAAATCAGGCCAACCTGTACGCCCCACTTTACCGCCAAATGAACATGGCAGCCCTCTCACTCCCGCAAAAAGATGTCGAAAACCTGATCAGCTATGGAATGGAAGATGTTTGGCAGGCGTTCACCTATTATTTGAAAAACTTCAATCAGGGTCGCCCCTTTATTCTGGCCGGGCACAGTCAGGGGTCCGATATACTGGTTGAACTTCTCATCAAACATTGGGGTCAGCTTGGGATAGAAAATAAACTGGTAGCCGCCTACATCATAGGCTGGTCCATCACCAAGGGTGATTTAATCAACAACCCCGCCCTCAAAATGTGTGAAGACTCGACCCAGACAGGCTGTTTCATTTCCTATAATTCAGTCGCTCCCGGCAAACAGAGTGTGGCACCGACCATCCGCTCCGGCGCAATCGTCACAAACCCACTCAGTTGGACTATCGACGGTGAACTTGTTCCCGCTGACCGCAACATCGGCTCTGTCTTCTTCAATGATGACGGGACCACGACAACAGTCCCGCACTTTACCTCTGCCCAAGGCAAAGATTCTGGCCTTGTTGTCCAACCTGCTGACATGAAACTGGTTTCAATCGATTTAAAATCATTCCCCAAAGGGGTGTATCACTTCTATGATTACTCACTGTTTTATGAAAATATAAAACAGAATGTCCATGATCGCATTGAAGCCTTCACGATTCATTAA
- a CDS encoding DegT/DnrJ/EryC1/StrS family aminotransferase: MPVRSKDNFLVFGAPRIEQAEIDEVVDSMKSGWLGTGPKVARFEKDFSSYLGSGHAAACNSCTAALHLSLVALGLKPGDEVITTPLTFCASVNAIIHAGCTPVLADINPRTMNIDPDCIREKITSRTRAILPVHFAGRSCDMDPIMALAEEFDLKIVEDCAHAIETTYKGQHAGTFGDFGCFSFYVTKNVCTGEGGMVMARTEEDIQNVKVLGLHGMSADAWKRFSDDGYKHYEVIHAGFKYNMMDIQAAIGIHQLKRVEENFIRRCEIWDMYQEAFKPLTVGQPAPEEPNTRHARHLYTLMLDPVPCGIDRDEFIMRMTRQNIGTGVHYLAVPEHPYYREHYGWKLEDTPHAVALGRQTVSLPLSAKLTDDDVADVIEAVKLCLED, translated from the coding sequence ATGCCCGTTCGTTCAAAAGATAATTTTTTGGTATTCGGTGCACCTCGTATTGAGCAGGCCGAAATTGATGAAGTCGTTGATTCCATGAAATCCGGCTGGCTTGGAACCGGTCCCAAAGTAGCACGTTTTGAGAAGGATTTTTCCTCCTATCTCGGATCAGGCCACGCTGCTGCATGCAATTCATGCACAGCTGCGCTCCACTTGAGTCTGGTCGCTCTCGGCCTCAAGCCCGGCGATGAAGTCATTACCACACCCCTCACTTTCTGCGCCTCGGTTAACGCCATTATTCATGCTGGATGCACGCCTGTTTTGGCAGACATCAATCCCAGAACCATGAACATCGACCCTGACTGTATCCGTGAAAAAATCACGAGTCGCACTCGTGCGATTCTGCCCGTTCACTTTGCTGGACGCTCCTGCGACATGGACCCCATCATGGCCCTTGCCGAAGAATTTGACCTCAAAATAGTCGAAGACTGCGCACACGCAATTGAGACGACCTACAAAGGACAACACGCCGGAACCTTCGGAGACTTCGGTTGCTTTTCCTTTTACGTGACCAAGAACGTCTGCACGGGTGAAGGCGGCATGGTCATGGCCCGCACTGAAGAAGACATTCAAAACGTCAAGGTTCTCGGACTACATGGTATGTCCGCTGATGCCTGGAAGCGTTTTTCCGATGACGGGTACAAGCACTACGAAGTGATACACGCCGGATTCAAATACAACATGATGGACATTCAAGCAGCAATTGGCATCCATCAACTAAAACGGGTCGAGGAAAATTTCATCCGCCGTTGCGAAATTTGGGATATGTATCAAGAGGCGTTCAAGCCATTGACTGTTGGTCAACCCGCCCCCGAAGAACCAAACACCCGTCATGCACGTCATTTGTACACACTGATGCTGGACCCGGTCCCCTGTGGCATTGACCGTGACGAGTTCATCATGCGCATGACACGACAGAATATTGGTACAGGCGTTCATTATTTGGCTGTTCCCGAGCATCCTTATTACCGCGAACACTACGGGTGGAAGCTGGAAGACACTCCACATGCCGTCGCCCTCGGACGCCAAACCGTCAGCCTTCCACTGTCAGCCAAATTGACCGACGACGATGTCGCTGATGTCATCGAGGCCGTCAAACTCTGCCTAGAGGACTAA
- the hisI gene encoding phosphoribosyl-AMP cyclohydrolase, producing MIRPDFEKMDGMIPAIAQDAETGEVLMMAYMNEEAWDKTLETGEAHYWSRSRKTLWHKGGTSGHTQKVKSIRIDCDDDTLVLLIDQIGGAACHMGYRSCFFRELKDGEVKECSPVVFDPKEVYK from the coding sequence ATGATCAGACCAGATTTCGAAAAAATGGACGGAATGATCCCGGCCATTGCACAGGACGCCGAGACCGGCGAAGTCCTGATGATGGCCTATATGAATGAAGAAGCATGGGATAAAACCCTGGAAACCGGTGAGGCTCATTATTGGAGCCGCAGCCGTAAGACGCTATGGCATAAGGGCGGTACCTCGGGCCATACACAGAAGGTGAAGTCTATCCGCATCGACTGCGACGACGACACCTTGGTGCTTCTCATCGACCAGATCGGCGGTGCGGCCTGTCACATGGGCTACCGCTCCTGCTTTTTCCGTGAACTCAAAGACGGCGAAGTCAAAGAATGCTCCCCCGTCGTTTTCGACCCCAAAGAGGTATATAAATAA